Below is a genomic region from Deinococcus koreensis.
CGGTACTCCACGTTCAGGCCCGAGAGCATCAGGAAGTAGCCGCGCGCCTCGATCTCGCGGTAGGGCAGGCCCAGGGCATGCATCAGCTCGGTGCGGCCGACCTCAAACCACACGGGATAGTTCGCGTGATGCACCACGCCCATCATGTCGGTCTCGGCGTAGCGCACGTGAATCCGGGTCTGGTGACTCCGGGTCTGGGCACCCGGTACGGGATCCACGCTCACCAGACCTTCCCGCCGGCATCGAAGAACTCCAGCGTGGGCGTGCGCCGCAGCCGCACCTGGTCGGCCACCTGCCGCTGGAGGTAGCCGCGCGCCTGGTTCAGCGCCTGCAGCAGGTCGTCCATGTTGCCGGTCATGGCGCTCACGTACACGCGCGCCTGCCCGTAATCGGAGGTCACGGCCACGCGCTCGATGGTCACGATCAGGGGCACCCGCGGATCGCTCAGGCCGGAAATGGCCTCGCCCAGCACGCGCGAAAGCTGGGACTGCACCTGCTCGGGCTTCATGAGCGCACCGGGGCGCCGGGGGAGGTGGAAGAAGGGAGACGGGTCATCCCGACATGCTACCCGTCGAGGGCAGGAGCGAGGCGATGGGGATGAGTGATGAGGAGGACGATTGCCGCTCTTCCTCATCACTCATCCCCCTCGGCCCCCATCACTCCCCTCCCCCCTCAGCGCACGTAGCGCCGGCCGGTGTAGTTGGTGAAGACGCCGATGCCGTAGCTGACCTTACGCACGCTGTCCAGCGCCGCCGAGCCGTTCCAGGCGATGCCGGCGGAGGAGCCGCCGTCGAGCAGCAGGGCGTCGCGGATCCCCAGGCGGGCCATGACCTTGCCCATCTCGGTGGGGGTGAGTTTGGCGTGGGTGGTGACCAGCACGAGGTCGCGGTTGCTGACCAGCCCCACGGCGCTGCGGGACGCCCGGCCGAACAGGGCGGGGTCACGGAAGACTGAGTTGTACAGGGTGCTCAGGCGGCCCCGGGTCAGGATGCGTGGCCCGGTGGCGACGACGGTTTCCATGCCGGCCCAGGTCGTGTCGAGCGGCCGGCGCAGCAGGGGCGTGGTGGTGGCGCGGATGGTGGCGCGGTTGTCCGGAGTGATCGCCAGCGCCATGGGAATGCGGCCCCAGGCCAGCATCCGGCCCTGCATGACGATGTCGCCGGCCGGCGCGTAGCTCTGCGGGTGGAAGTACCCGCCGTTGATCAGGGCGCGCGCGCCGCTGCTGCGGGCCAGCTGCGAGACCCGCGCGCCGCGCTCGAAGGTCAGCCGCAGGTTGGGCAGCACGGGCGCGATCATCACGTTGCGGTGCCGCAGGTCGACCGTGATGATCTGCACCCGCACGCCCAGGGGCCGCAGCGCCTTGAAGGTGACCGGGCGGCGCAGGGGAGCGGGCGGAATGGGCACCGGGATGCGCGCCGGCACCAGCAGCTTGCTCCCCGGCATCATGGCGAAGCGGGTGCTCAGGCCGTTCAGGCGGCGCAGGTGATCCACGCTCAGGTGGTAGCGGCGGGCCACGGAATCGGCCGTGTCGCGGGGGCCCATGCGGATATAGGTGTACATGGTGCGGATCTCGGTGGTCGGCCGGGGGCGGGGGGCAGACCGGGCCGGAGCGGCGCCGGGCGCCGGGCGCCGGGCCACCACAGCTGCCGCGCTGCGCGCCGGAATGATCAGGTTCTGGCCTGGAGTGATCATCGATGTCCGCAGCCTGTTGGCGCGCTGCAGCGCCCCGACGCTCACGCCGAACTTCCGGGCGATCTTGTTCAGCCACTCGCCGCGCTTCACGGTGTACAGGCCCTGGGGGGCCGCCGGTCTGGACAGGGCTGATCTGGCCGGGGCTGGTCTGGACAGGGCAGGCGCGGGCGTGACCTTCAGCACCTGCCCCACGCTCATCGCGTCGTTTCTGAGGCCATTCAGGGCCCGCAGCCTCGCCACGCTGATGCCGGCGCGGGCCGCGACCTGCACGACCGTCTCCCCTTTCCTGACCGTGGTGGTGTTCGGCGTGGTGCTGGACGCTGCCAGCGCAGACCCTGCGAGCAGCAGGCCGATCAGGAGAAGACGCAGTGGCATGAGGAACTTAATCTAACCATAACGACCTGACTGAAATATGAATCTGACGTCCAGAGCGGGCTGAATTCTCTACCGACCACCCCGGCTGCGGTTCATGAGCCGCCGAATCCTCTGACAGAACCACCGTTATTCGAAGAGGAGGGTGAGGTTTTCCGTCCTGTCAGACAGCGCTGCGGGCGCCCTCCTGAAAGATGAGAGGGCAATTAAGGCCACGATGCGGTCGGTCAGAGAGGAGCCGGATTCAGACCCGACGGCGCGGGCACCCTCAGCGGAGCCGCCGCCGGGAGGGCGTGGCCCGGCCCAGAGACGGCGCCGGTCAGGTGCCCGGAGTGCTGCCCGGGAACACCGCCACGCGGGCGATCATGAACGCGCAGCCGTACATGAACAGGGTCACGACCGGCAGGTACCGCAGGCCACTGCGGTGCTCCACCATGCGGCCCCTGACCAGCACCTCAATGACGTACAGGCTGAGCAGCACGAAGGCGGTGTACATCCAGTGCTCCCAGTCGCGGCTGGGATCGACCGGGAAGCCGTACTTCGTGGTGCCCGCGCCCGCATCGGTCGCGCTGGGCACCTTGAGGCCGCCCACCGCCAGCACGATGCCGGTCACCGCCGGGAGCAGGAAGGCCGCCCAGGTCAGGCGCAGCCACACCACGAACGACCCGCCCACCGCGCCCTTGATGGCCGGGCCCAGACTCCACAGGAACAGCACCAGGGAGGCCGCCACCAGCGGGTTGGAAAAGTAGATGCCCAGGGGCGTGTCGAAGCGGAAGTTGTGGATGGCGCGCAGAAGCTCCATACGCGCAGCCTAGCGTCTGCAGGGGGTGCCGCCCGTCCCCGCCCCGGCCCGGCTCCCCGGCCCAGCTCCCCGATCCCGGCCTTCAGTCCTGGGGATCGGGCAGATCGAGGGTCACCGCCGCGGGCAGGTAGGTGCCGGGCGTGACGGGCGTGAGTTCACCCAGGCGGCGCACCGTGAGCTGCGGGGGCAGGTCGACCAGCAGCACCCGGCCGCCGGTACCGCTGGTGCTCAGGCTCAGGCCGTTCAGGGCCGGCGCCTGCAGCGTCGCCCCCAGATCGGTCAGGCCCGGGGCGAGGGCGAGCACGTGTTCTCCGTACGGCCCGACGAGGTGCAGGGTGAGGTGCTGGGTTCGCAGCGTGAGGGGCAGGCCCAGCCCCGCCAGCGAGCCCAGCGGGGTCTGCGGCGCGCGCGAGGGCCGCGCCACCGCCACGCCCAGCAGCGTGCCGGGCCGCACGATGTCCCCGGCCCGCAGCAGCCGCGCCCCCTGGCTGACCTCCAGATCGGGCGGGATCTGGTTGCACTTCAGGCCGTGGCGATGCTGCTCCAGCCGCAGGCCGCTGAGGTGCGGCACGCGCGCCAGGTGGCCCAGGTCGAAGGGGCCGTCCAGCGGGGTGACCACGCCGGTCACGTCGCCGCTGGGGCTGACCAGGGCCAGCAGACGATCCTCGCTGTACTCGATGCCCTCGACCGTCGGCATCGCCGGAGCGGCGGGCGCGCGCGGGGGCGCGGCGACCGGGCCCCTGCGCCGGCGCAGCCCCAGCAGCAGTGCCCCGGCCAGCCCCAGGGCTGCCAGGATCAGCAGGCCCCACACCACCCGGCGCGGCAGCCGGGGCTGACCCTGCAGGCTGCTCGGCGCCTGCCCGGCCTGAGGGGGGGCCGTCACGGGCCCAGTGGCGGGCCCATTCGCTGACCCGGCCGCGGGCGCAGCGCCCACGCGGCCCCCCGCCGCCGCCCGGATGGCGGGCAGGGTGGTGGCGGCGCCGCCGGGCAGGGTCAGGGTGGGCGTCACGAGCGTGCCCGCCGTCAGGCCCCGATTCAGCAGCCGGATCTCGAACTCGCGGGAGGCCGGCAGCCGGCGCACCTCGGCCCGCAGCTTCGGGGGCAGGCCCGAGAGCCGCAGCCCCTGGAGCCGCTGACCGGGCGCGGCGCGGTAGCGCAGGCCGACCTCCTCGCCGGCCGCCAGCACCCGGTCGGCGCCGGGGTTCAGCCAGCGCAGCGGCCACGTGCCGGGCAGGTTCAGCCGCAGGAGCACCCGGCGGGGCTTGCCCGCCACGGTGCCCGACCCTGTGCCGGCCCCCGGCCCCCGGTTCCCGGCGCACAGCAGCGCCGCCGAGCCGTAGGGCAGACGGCCGGCCACCTTCAGGCCGATGCGCCCACCCTGCACCTGCGCGGGCTGGAGCTGCAGGCCCCGGGCGCCCGCCAGGCTCAGCGGGGTGCCCTCCGGAAACGGCACGGGCACCCGCGCGGCGTCGGTGACCGTGACCAGCCCCCCCTCCAGCCCGGCGCCGCGCAGATCCGGCACCTGGCCCAGCGGGACGGTCAGGCCGTCGGCGTAGGGGCTGGCGGCCAGGGCCTGCCGGGCGTCCGCCGGAATCGCCGCGCCCAGCGCCAGATAGTGCAGCCGGTCGAGCGGCCCGCGCCCTCCGAAGGCCGCCAGCGCCTGTCCGGGCGTGAAGGCCCGCGCCGGATCGTTGTCGATCCCGTCGGTCAGGACGAACACCGTGGTCAGGTACGCCCCGGCCGTCAGGGGGCTCAGGGCCGCGTGCAGGCTGCGGTAGAGGTGGGTGCTCTGCCCGTCGGCCCGCAGGGCGCCCAGGGCCCCGTTCCAGCGCGGGGTGCCCGCCGGGGCCGCGAACCCCTGACGAGACCGCACGCCGGAATCGAAGGTGAGCAGTTCCACGCGGTCTGGCCGGGCCTGGCGGACATAGGTGTTGATGCTGGCCTTGACCCGCCCGAAGATATCGGCCCGGCCGTCGCCCAGCCCCCGCATGGAGCCGCTGGTATCGAGCACGAAGACCGCCCGCGTCAGCGTGGGCAGTGGGCCGGGAGGCAGCTCACAGGGGGCCGGGGACACGTCCGCACCCTGGAGAGCCTGACCAGAGACAGACCGTTGACCAGAGACAGCGCCCCCGATCAGCAGGGCGGCGAGAAACATGAAGGCGCGGCACATCCGCTCCCATTCTGACCCGTCCGGGCCTCAGACGACCACGGCCTCTCCGGCCCGCCTGCTCACACGAGCAGTCGAGGCCGATTCAGACGCGCTTTCCAGATCCTGAACCGGGAGCGATTGATTACGCTAATAACGTAATTTATTTGACCCGTTTCAACTGCGGTAGTATACTGGGC
It encodes:
- a CDS encoding acyl-CoA thioesterase, whose product is MDPVPGAQTRSHQTRIHVRYAETDMMGVVHHANYPVWFEVGRTELMHALGLPYREIEARGYFLMLSGLNVEYRRAARYDDELTVTTALTALRSRTLTFGYRVVRGDELLATGETRHIATDRSYRPARLPDDVLALLGAGEP
- the rbfA gene encoding 30S ribosome-binding factor RbfA, with the protein product MKPEQVQSQLSRVLGEAISGLSDPRVPLIVTIERVAVTSDYGQARVYVSAMTGNMDDLLQALNQARGYLQRQVADQVRLRRTPTLEFFDAGGKVW
- a CDS encoding LysM peptidoglycan-binding domain-containing protein produces the protein MPLRLLLIGLLLAGSALAASSTTPNTTTVRKGETVVQVAARAGISVARLRALNGLRNDAMSVGQVLKVTPAPALSRPAPARSALSRPAAPQGLYTVKRGEWLNKIARKFGVSVGALQRANRLRTSMITPGQNLIIPARSAAAVVARRPAPGAAPARSAPRPRPTTEIRTMYTYIRMGPRDTADSVARRYHLSVDHLRRLNGLSTRFAMMPGSKLLVPARIPVPIPPAPLRRPVTFKALRPLGVRVQIITVDLRHRNVMIAPVLPNLRLTFERGARVSQLARSSGARALINGGYFHPQSYAPAGDIVMQGRMLAWGRIPMALAITPDNRATIRATTTPLLRRPLDTTWAGMETVVATGPRILTRGRLSTLYNSVFRDPALFGRASRSAVGLVSNRDLVLVTTHAKLTPTEMGKVMARLGIRDALLLDGGSSAGIAWNGSAALDSVRKVSYGIGVFTNYTGRRYVR
- a CDS encoding vWA domain-containing protein, with translation MSPAPCELPPGPLPTLTRAVFVLDTSGSMRGLGDGRADIFGRVKASINTYVRQARPDRVELLTFDSGVRSRQGFAAPAGTPRWNGALGALRADGQSTHLYRSLHAALSPLTAGAYLTTVFVLTDGIDNDPARAFTPGQALAAFGGRGPLDRLHYLALGAAIPADARQALAASPYADGLTVPLGQVPDLRGAGLEGGLVTVTDAARVPVPFPEGTPLSLAGARGLQLQPAQVQGGRIGLKVAGRLPYGSAALLCAGNRGPGAGTGSGTVAGKPRRVLLRLNLPGTWPLRWLNPGADRVLAAGEEVGLRYRAAPGQRLQGLRLSGLPPKLRAEVRRLPASREFEIRLLNRGLTAGTLVTPTLTLPGGAATTLPAIRAAAGGRVGAAPAAGSANGPATGPVTAPPQAGQAPSSLQGQPRLPRRVVWGLLILAALGLAGALLLGLRRRRGPVAAPPRAPAAPAMPTVEGIEYSEDRLLALVSPSGDVTGVVTPLDGPFDLGHLARVPHLSGLRLEQHRHGLKCNQIPPDLEVSQGARLLRAGDIVRPGTLLGVAVARPSRAPQTPLGSLAGLGLPLTLRTQHLTLHLVGPYGEHVLALAPGLTDLGATLQAPALNGLSLSTSGTGGRVLLVDLPPQLTVRRLGELTPVTPGTYLPAAVTLDLPDPQD